The Cicer arietinum cultivar CDC Frontier isolate Library 1 chromosome 1, Cicar.CDCFrontier_v2.0, whole genome shotgun sequence genome contains the following window.
ATTACTAGATTTTCACAAAACAAATTCAAGTTTGAATTTAAATTGAGaaatactttttttgttttagtagAGATGATAAATTTTACTATTAATTCATACAATTGCGATTCAAATCCAAGACGTCCAATCTAACAATATCAGAGATTGTCAATTGAGTTATCGACATTTATCAATTGAGCTAAGACATTTGTAGAGAGATACCTCATTTAATAGATATTTGACAGAGAAATACCTTATTTAATGTCTGATACACTAATTATCTTGATTGAAATGAACCTACCAAAATACACCTATCAAAATAcggaaaaataaaagtaaaacatCAAAATAACACTAATAACCATGCAGTCCAACTCTGTTGACATTcgaaaattgtttttaattctGAATGCAAAAATAACCATTTttttgttggaaaaaaaaaCCGTAAAGTATATGATACttttattataacaaataacTGTGAAGTGATTTTCACATTAACAGACTCAAACTAACTATTATTATAAACTAGGGTCTGTGTTATTTCTTATGAAAAATCTTCTATTAagttagtaaataattttatataaaactttttattcaGTAAATAATTTTACCAAAAGTTTAATATAAATATCGCTTGTTTGTTTGGTTAAGATTGTAACAatgtgtttataaaaaaaaaggttattGTAACAATGCAAGAAAAGTAGAATGGCATTGTAGGGTATCTTTTTCATAAACTTAGTATCATAATCCTCAAGCCAGATAGGATCATAATAGGAGAGATCTCCTTCAAGAAGTGATACACCTTCACCTCTTTGTAATCACTTCTTCAACCTTGTCATTTCATACTTTATAAAACATTTCTTGTGCAACATAATCACACCCCACAACTAAAAAACACAATGAATACATTAACATGCAAGTCTAAACTCATATTAACGAACTcaaccaaattaaaaataatcaaattagaCATATAAGAAATTGTTTAAAATCCTCAAAGTATTATACCAATGGAGTCTGTAGGCAATGAAGTTAAATATCCTCCTATAGGATAAATATCTTCAAGTTTTAAGTACCTCTCTACCAACAGAACTATAAAGTCAAATACTTTACAATGACAGTCTGAAAATTTAGTCATATTCACTAAAATTTGGACCTTAATCCCCAGCTTAAACATTCCGGTCCACGCATGGCATGCACAATGATGATGTTTCTTTCACCCTTCAAACCTATTAATGGCATAAGAAACACAACTTAGGAATTCACTATATGATTTACATTAGGCTAGGGATAACCAAAATAACTCTACACTACCAATAATTTAGACTTGACATTTAAAAAaccaattgaaaaaatattatacaagatcctatattcaaaattaaaaaggacTAAAAAGTACTTAGATTAAAAGGCTTAGTATCTTCAACTTTTTACTAGTGCTAGAAATAAAGAGGTTAAGACCGTAAAGCATACCTGATTATCAATAATTGCAAGTTTTGATTTATCATTACTCTTTGTGCCAATGGAGCAAGAATTATCTTTAACTTTCTTAGATTGCATGCCCTTTTTTGAGTTGGatttcttcaaatattttatggGCATCGAAAGCCCATCGACATCAATTTTGAGGCAAGTTGGGCAGCGCCATATTTCGCCAGGAGCAAACTTCAAGTGAAACAAAATATAAGTATGCATACCTTAAGGTTAAATAAAGAAATAGTAGAATATAACAATTACAACACAAAATGTAAGCATGTCTTAAGGTGAATGCATTTTAAATGGTAAAACAACAGCAAGCTTCACAACGGATCAACTCACCATTGCAGCTCACATACAAAGTTTCTCTTAagaatttgatgtttttaagaCTACGATTAGCTAAAGCATTTGGATTCTATACAAGTTACATAATTCATAAACCCGGCTTCATGAAGCTAGAACAGACAATGTCCcgcaaaatagaaaatttaagcAGATCTACTCgcattcaatatatttaaactaGAATACACAACTTCCCACGTCGttagaaaattaaaacatatctACTCACTTTCGATTTATTTAAACTGACTTTCCAAAATTATATCCCCTCAAGAAATGAATGTAAATACCATATGAATATACAGTGTCTTTAAACCAAGCAACTTTTACCCATACAAGCCTGTTACTGTGTTCATTAAATATGAGTTGCTTCATGTGTGAGTGCTACTTCTGCCATGATTATATGCAATGGCAAATCCAAGACCATcaagaaattaatttaaaaatataataaatattgttatcatacATACCGCGTCGGCTGGTGTCTTGGGGCGGTCGGCTGAAGGCGGTGGTGGACTGCGTGCAATGGTGCCTGTTGACGGTGCTGCAAGTGGACGTGAATGGTGGCTGTCGACAGGACTGATGGTTGAATGGTCACAAACTTGCGTTGGTGGGGGGCTGGATGGTCGCACGTGGAGGTGTGGCCGGCGGTTGAGGGTGCTTCGCTTCCGGCGCTGGATGAGTGGTGTTTCTAAGAAATCCAGAGCAGGAGAGAGAGGCTGTGACATAATGAAAGTCTCAGCATAGTTATGTCAAAGGAAATGCAAGTGTGACATAATTTACAATATCTAAGAACTGGAGAAGGggttcaaaattaaaattatcctAGGTACTATAtgtgatttttaaaaactgatAAGGTGCAGCTGCACCCCCTCAATTGCATGTGGATCTGCCTATCTTTATATGTTATAGCAAGCTTATATCAATAACTTCTATGATCACAAATTCTATTGACATGtttgagaaattaaattaaattaaattttgaaaaaagtaTATCTAGAATGAttcaaactaaaatattttaaacaattatcTTTGAGTACAAACTAAAATGATTCAACCAAAATGATTCATGCTAACTTGCAGCTGACAAATAATGCAAACCGCAGATTATTTACGGCAGAAACACGAAAAGTAAAACTAAACTTACGCCATCATCTCCAATTTCGGGTGAGCCATCAGTTTTAGGCAAAGAAGATTCTGAAAGCAATGGAATGTTTAAATCCAAATCTGGTACTACTTTTCCAAAACCAGtgcctcttcttcttcttacaTACACCTGCTTAAAGTATCTTACATCCCTTTTCATACCCCCAGCTGAATCCATCCtgaaatattttcaaatgatGAACATAATAAAGGTGGATTATGAAGACTACTTGAcgcatgaaaaaaaaaagaaaaaaaaagagcaaAGAATCACATAATTGAATGAACAACTATGGAACTAATTACATAGTAATCACCCATTTCAAATCTTCTGATCTGTCAAAATACAGAATCTAGTAcatatatcattttaaaattactctgcggagaaaataaatatcatatatgAATTAAACACCCAGCGACAATAACATTTATTGGCTACATAGAAGGCTATTAAGTATTGAAATGTTCACAGTAGTAGGTAAAAATGGAAACAAATATAATGATAGCATCAAAGTAATTAAGAACAACTGAATTACAAATAAGCTGACGacaattaaatacaaaatgaaaagaaattcaTGATTCTATTATACTCAGATGAGTTTGAACACTTAAGCAATTTGAAAGATCACAGGAAGCGGAAAAGAGATTAGTAAGGCCACAGGATAACAATAACTTACACAATCAGTAAAAACGCATAAAACAATACAACTTGGCAAGTCAATTATATAGTAAAATGAGATCAATTGAAGGCCACATTAATCCAACAAAAGATATGAGTACAGATCAAGTCTCCTTGAATCTATAAGTGCAAAGCCATACATAAGCAATTGGAATCATTTGTTGTCTTCAAGTAAAACTAACACACAATAAAGCACATATTTACGAgaacataatttttcttttgggTTTGGTACTAAGCATCAACCATTGAATCTGCAgttatataagttattttagaagattaatttaaaataactcaTACTTTTGAGGGAATATATGAACAATTATTAGCAATTAAAACAAAAGGAAAGGAAACATTAATAGTGTCATATAGAAGTTGTGATAAGATCGTTATCATTTTTGCATTTGTTTTTAAACCTCAAGAGAATGTGAGATGCATTTAGTGCAGGAACCCACCTTGTTCTCGAAACAAAAAAAGCATTGCTACTAACATAACATAAGCTCGGCTACTCAAGGAAGCTTTCCTCTTTAAGGAAGCCTTAATTCCTCTTTTCTAGGGAGATATGCCAAGTAAGCTTTTAAATCAGGATAAACTGCATTAAGGATTCATCTCCTTAAAAAGGAGTCTGCAATCAAAATCAGGTATAGGAACAAAGAAGCCTTGGGCGTCATTGACTTTGAACAAAGAAGGCACATTTCCTTTTCAGTATTTAGTTGTCATCGATCCTCTTCAGACACCACTTTATTATCCACTGACACCTACAATCCTACTTGTTTGACAATCCCCATTGGACAAGTCAGTTTAGCTATCAACCATAACATATCATAGGAAGCTCAATCAGTGCATCCTTGGTCAGTGTAGCATCACCTTCAACCTCTGAATGTATTCTCGTCCATACTCCAACAAAACCACATAAAAGCAGTCCATCTTCTAAATGATAAGAAGAACACAAGAGACTTGTGCAGCCATAATTCAACCCCGTCAACCTCACTCTTCCTTCTCACTTCATCTACTATGCACAATGCACCTTAAGCCCTTTTCCCCATTCAAGCCCAATGACAATTTTCCGTCAAATCCAACAAACAGCCTGTGAAGCCTCACTGCCTCAGAAGTTAGAACCTCCACATAAAAAAACGGGTGCTACTGATTTTTCCACTAAGGAGGATTTCTAACTTCCAAGTCAATAAAGCCCTAAAGACTGCCTTAACCCTGTAGATGTGAAGTACAGGTTCTCAAGTTATCCATTATCAAGTTTTTCCCTTTGAGTACTAATCTTGTTCTCTCCACTACCAAATAAGAGGCTAGATCCTAATAACACATCAAAACCCTCTCCAAGTCCAGAGCAGCATCAATGTAAAAGAAAAGATAATCATactagataataataataataatattaaatacaattAACAAGAAATCTAGATTTACAAAATTCCCTTTAAAttaaacacaaacaaaaaacattCCTTTCCTTATGCATAAGCAATAAAGACCAACAAAATCTCCAATTGATCCCTACTCCAAAAAGCAGAAAAGATTGAAAAAACAGAAGCTTTCTTACTCATGATCAGGCACAACATATTTAGATTCCTACAAAATCAATCAACATTGCAACTCCAATTTCTTGAAATTGATCAGTCCAACCAACTAATACCAAAGCTTAAATAAACAATCAAATaacaagaagaatgaaataaaaaagagaacACAGATAATAGAATAGAATCATAGATATCAAAACACAATTGGATAGAAACCTGAATGAATGCTGCTACTGACAGAAATGAAAGAAATGCTGCAGATGGGTGAAAGAAACGAAGTTGACAAAGTGAAGTTGTGTgttgtgtgtgtatatatatatatatatataaatgaagtAAATGAAATAAGATGGAAAAAAAGAAGAACCTGAGAGCAATTGCATGTAACGGCTGCTGCTATGCTCACAGTGTCCACGTCACTGCCCTTTGACATTTTGGTTCTACTATTTTGTTCCTTTCCCTCTTTACTTAAATTCATGCCTCAAAATTCCGTGCCACAATCGCAATTACTGTCGCAATATATAAAGTTCTAGAAGTCTCAGCAATGATATTGCAACTACAATTGCGCTTGCAATGTCATTGCAAGCGCAATTGTTAGTATTATGGCAATATCATAATTCACATTGTAATTACAATTGCAATGTAATTTAAAACtcatgtatatataaatatacatataaaaaaaaaggaaaaagacatATTTATGACGTTATTCTTCTTCTAGAAGGTTCGAAGACCTAAACGAATGGATGGAAGACATAGAGAATAATAATGAATATACAGAAGCACGAAGAATAATTGAGTCGTGAATGCTATTAGAATAAGATAGGGGATTCTTTGAAAGatgattgattgattgattgaaaGTGTTACTTTACTGCTCATGGTGGTGCTTTGTTCGGAGGTTCGTCACGGTTTTGATAATTGAAGTTATATTTAGAGCTTTTGCgatcgattttttttatttttttaaggttaAACAACCTTCATTCGATTGATAAAATAGATATTCTTACAACCGGATTAAAAAAAGAATGTGTTGTGACATTTGAATCCTGAAATTTTTGTTGTATTAAATTTTAGacagtaaattttatttttaatggttttaaatctagttttaaagaaaatctttgatcaccctttttttttcaaaaaaatcttGATAACTTTTTAGGCAAAAAAAATCTTTGATAATTAAGAGTTAAGATTCTGGCTGTTCACGTAGCAAAAAGAAAACATTGTTGGTGCACTTAAGTTTTGGGATATTGTTTATCCCTATTAGTTTAATAAACCCCacgaaaacaaaatatattttactagaTATAGTTTGGTCATTTATCAAATTCACACATtcgataattttattaaattgtcgCATTATGGTAGGTatcttaatatattatataatatcatttttttctttgccTAAAGCTCTATGAACTtcaatttttctcaaaattcaaCTCAATCTCATTTTCTTACCTCAAATCTACACTAAAAATTCACTTTTATATTCATCAGCTTTTAATCatcaaaatgtaaatttttgtttttatattttttattcatcaactcttaatcataaaaattcacTTTGTATATGTGTTCATCACTTATCCAACCATTCACCAAATCACCTTTACT
Protein-coding sequences here:
- the LOC101505600 gene encoding uncharacterized protein; amino-acid sequence: MDSAGGMKRDVRYFKQVYVRRRRGTGFGKVVPDLDLNIPLLSESSLPKTDGSPEIGDDGPLSPALDFLETPLIQRRKRSTLNRRPHLHVRPSSPPPTQVCDHSTISPVDSHHSRPLAAPSTGTIARSPPPPSADRPKTPADAFAPGEIWRCPTCLKIDVDGLSMPIKYLKKSNSKKGMQSKKVKDNSCSIGTKSNDKSKLAIIDNQV